The Corynebacterium minutissimum genome includes the window CGTGCACTTCGATAGGCATGAGGAAGCAGTCACGGTACATTGGCTGCTCGGCGGCCTCCCCCATCACCGTGACGTGGTCTTTTCCCTCCACACCGTCAATCTAGAGCTCACCATTCGCTTTGACAATGAGCACTTAGAATCTATGGACATCGCATCCTTTGGGGAAGATGAACGCGACATTCGGCGGGAAGTAGATTATGAATACACCTACGCCCCAGAAGCGCTGGCCGTGACCATCCCATCCTCACACTTCGACCTACAGGACCAAGTTTTTACCTTGGGCCTTTCCGTAGACGGCATGTCCTGCGGAGAATGGACCGGAACTGTTGTCTAAGGCTAGCTACACCCACCTCATCTAAGGCTGCGCTACCACCGCTCAGCTTAGCCTATACACGCTTTACAAGCCTGTGACCAGCGGGGATACTGAGAAAGTGAGAGTTCTCTAGACAACTGAGAACCCGAGCTGGGTAAAGGAACAGGCCATGACCATTCATAGCAACGAGCCCCACGGCGCGTCCCACAACGCGCGGCTGAATTCTCTGCGGGCGGGTGTACTCGGCGCTAACGACGGTATTGTCTCCGTCGCCGCACTTCTGTTAGGCGTGGTGGGATCGGGGGCGTCGGCAAGCGCCATCCTCACTGCAGGTCTCGCTGCCACTGTGTCCGGCGCCGCCTCGATGGCGCTTGGCGAATACGTATCTGTCTCTGCCCAGCGCGATTCTGAGCGGATGATGATCACCAAGGAAACGCGCGAGCTTGAGGAACTACCCGAGCAGGAGCACGAGGAATTGGTAACCATGCTCTCCAGCTATGGCATGGGCAGGACAACTGCAGACGCTGCAGCGCGTGAAATTGCCGCCGAAGACAGGCTTCTCGAAGCACACCTACGTTTAGAGATTGGCATCGACGGTGAAGACCTCACCAACCCGTGGCATGCGGCGTTCTGGTCAGCCGTGTCTTTCTTGGCAGGCGCCTGCCTGCCCTTGCTGTCCATCTTCCTTGCTCCGGCGGAAACAGCAGCGCTTACCGTCGCCATTGTCACGCTCATCGCCCTCGCCGTCACCGGATATATATCCGCCCGCCTCGCAGGCACCGACACTACCCGTTCGGTTCTGCGCCTTGTTATCGGTGGTGCCTTGGGGTTGGCCATCACCTACGGAATCGGCGTTGCTTTTGGCGGAGTCGTGGGCTAACTCCGCCTCACAGATCTCAACCGACTCCGGCACATCCTCCTATGCAGAAACGTCCCGCCACCGCTACTACGGTGTGGGACGTTTCGTGAATTAAGCAGTAAAAGCTTGACTCTTAAGCATTGCGCACGGCCTCAGCCTGCAGCGCCTGAGCTACAGCCTGGACCACGCCGGCAACCTTGATGCTTTCCCAA containing:
- a CDS encoding VIT1/CCC1 transporter family protein, which encodes MTIHSNEPHGASHNARLNSLRAGVLGANDGIVSVAALLLGVVGSGASASAILTAGLAATVSGAASMALGEYVSVSAQRDSERMMITKETRELEELPEQEHEELVTMLSSYGMGRTTADAAAREIAAEDRLLEAHLRLEIGIDGEDLTNPWHAAFWSAVSFLAGACLPLLSIFLAPAETAALTVAIVTLIALAVTGYISARLAGTDTTRSVLRLVIGGALGLAITYGIGVAFGGVVG